From the genome of candidate division WOR-3 bacterium, one region includes:
- a CDS encoding phosphopentomutase, protein MARAIVLILDGVGVGELPDADKYNDQGSNTLGNLSRAVGGLKLPFLETLGLGNIIDIDGVKKITKPRASFGKMAEKSPGKDSTTGHWELMGVIVKKPFPTYPHGFPDEIIKEFERRIGYKTLGNYPASGTEIIKTLGEEHIRKKMPIVYTSADSVFQIACHIEVFSLDELYHFCKVARDLLQGEHGVARVIARPFAGTPPNFFRTKERKDFSLRPPEPTLLDRVKEKGLEVIAIGKVDDIFAHQGYTKSFHSVNNLECINLVMESLRTVSDGLIVANFVQFDMDWGHRNDIVNFARGLEEMDQGIERIVSVLTRSDMLFITADHGNDPTTPSTDHSREYVPIVVYHPEKTGKNLGIRASFSDMAQTIARYLQVNGLKNGEDFLELLMA, encoded by the coding sequence ATGGCAAGGGCAATTGTTTTAATCCTTGATGGAGTGGGTGTAGGTGAGTTGCCGGATGCGGATAAATATAATGATCAGGGCAGCAATACATTGGGCAATCTTTCCCGGGCTGTAGGGGGATTAAAATTACCCTTTTTAGAAACACTGGGTCTAGGGAATATAATTGATATTGATGGTGTAAAAAAAATAACCAAACCCCGCGCGAGTTTTGGCAAGATGGCTGAGAAATCACCAGGTAAGGATTCTACAACCGGTCACTGGGAATTGATGGGGGTGATAGTAAAAAAACCATTTCCCACTTATCCGCACGGTTTTCCTGATGAGATCATAAAAGAGTTTGAAAGGCGCATCGGTTATAAAACTCTTGGTAATTATCCAGCTTCCGGGACAGAAATTATCAAGACACTCGGGGAGGAGCATATCAGAAAAAAGATGCCAATTGTGTATACATCGGCAGACAGTGTCTTCCAAATTGCCTGCCATATTGAAGTTTTCAGTCTGGATGAACTTTATCATTTTTGTAAAGTGGCCCGGGATTTATTGCAAGGTGAACATGGTGTAGCAAGGGTGATCGCTCGACCCTTTGCTGGAACACCGCCCAATTTTTTTCGCACTAAAGAACGCAAGGATTTTTCATTGCGTCCTCCGGAGCCCACCCTTCTGGATCGAGTAAAAGAAAAAGGGTTAGAAGTAATAGCGATTGGCAAAGTGGATGATATTTTTGCCCATCAGGGCTATACCAAGTCCTTCCATTCAGTGAATAATCTTGAATGTATCAATTTAGTTATGGAATCTTTAAGGACTGTAAGTGATGGTCTCATCGTTGCTAATTTTGTCCAGTTTGATATGGACTGGGGACATCGGAACGATATCGTGAATTTTGCCCGGGGCCTCGAGGAGATGGACCAGGGAATTGAGAGAATCGTAAGTGTCCTTACTCGTTCTGACATGTTATTTATCACCGCTGACCACGGCAATGATCCCACCACTCCCTCGACCGACCATTCGAGGGAATATGTGCCCATCGTTGTTTATCACCCTGAAAAGACCGGTAAAAATCTTGGAATAAGAGCCTCCTTCTCCGATATGGCACAGACGATTGCACGCTATCTTCAAGTCAACGGTCTGAAAAATGGGGAGGATTTTCTTGAGCTTTTAATGGCATAA